From Desmodus rotundus isolate HL8 chromosome 12, HLdesRot8A.1, whole genome shotgun sequence, one genomic window encodes:
- the TMEM81 gene encoding transmembrane protein 81, with translation MKTLAISFSLGSLVLAFYLPLVVTLPKTLAIPKKLQEAVGEVIVNATACTVTCGLGYKEETVCEVGPDGVRRKCKSQRVDCLASWICGMLHFTILTGREFQLSCLSSDILEVGPEAFRFTWRLARGIISTDDEVFKPFRGSSHFVKFESAQEYDSGTYRCDVQLLKNLRLVKRLYFGLRVLPPNLVNLNFHQSLTEDQKLVNEGLEVNLGNHSRPHRPLWRKKVAIALGVGVASGVIGSVLVSIVCGGLRVTSSNASMKT, from the coding sequence ATGAAGACTTTGGCCATTAGTTTTAGCCTTGGAAGTCTGGTGTTGGCCTTCTACCTGCCTTTGGTGGTGACTTTACCTAAAACACTGGCCATCCCTAAGAAGCTGCAGGAAGCTGTGGGGGAAGTTATTGTAAATGCCACCGCCTGCACTGTCACCTGTGGCCTTGGCTACAAGGAGGAGACCGTCTGTGAGGTGGGCCCAGATGGAGTGAGAAGGAAGTGCAAATCTCAGCGCGTGGACTGTCTGGCCAGCTGGATCTGTGGCATGCTCCACTTCACCATTCTCACAGGAAGGGAGTTCCAGCTGAGCTGTCTGAGTTCAGACATCCTGGAGGTCGGGCCGGAAGCTTTCCGCTTCACCTGGAGACTCGCTCGGGGCATCATCTCAACTGATGATGAAGTCTTCAAGCCCTTCCGAGGCAGTTCCCACTTTGTGAAGTTTGAATCTGCCCAGGAGTATGACTCTGGGACCTACCGGTGTGACGTGCAGCTGTTAAAAAACTTGAGACTCGTCAAGAGGCTCTATTTTGGGCTGAGGGTCCTTCCTCCCAACTTGGTGAACCTGAATTTTCATCAGTCCCTTACCGAGGATCAGAAGTTGGTAAATGAGGGCCTGGAAGTGAATCTGGGTAACCATTCCAGGCCTCACCGTCCACTGTGGAGAAAGAAGGTGGCCATAGCCTTGGGAGTAGGAGTTGCCAGCGGAGTGATTGGCAGTGTGTTGGTGAGCATTGTCTGCGGGGGGCTGAGGGTGACCAGTAGCAATGCCAGCATGAAGACCTAA